The Fusarium keratoplasticum isolate Fu6.1 chromosome 4, whole genome shotgun sequence genome contains the following window.
GCTACCCAAGTAGTGCCCAACTGAACCCAACTCCAGCCTCTGAGAGCTAGTTTTTTGCGCCTGTCATATCAGCAACTTGGGTCCAGGCCATACAGAGCTCTGCAAACTGGGCAGCCCCCGATTTTTTCTTGCGTCAAGAGTGCCCAAGGAACTCGCCTCGGCCGAATCACTTGGTCGCCCGTGGCCCTTGCGAGCCCACTGATCGTCTCGGCATCCAGCATTTTCTGCAACCTCTTCCAAGGTCTCTCTCGAAGCCTGCCTGACGCTCCCGTTAAATACCGCGGCGGCCACTTGACCTGCAGCTTGCCTCTTCTCCTGTCCCTCTGCCCAACTCGCCTCGCCCAATCATCGACACTCGGATCGGGAGTATCACCCCTCTGAGCACTGCAGCCAtggtctccttctcctgtgAGGTACGTTGTGAATTGTCTTTTCTCTTCGATTGCTCGCTCGCCAAGCCCCGGTTCGATTATCCATTCCCTTGCTGCTGCTATTCATGCTGCATACCTTGTCTTGTGTGTACTGCCGCCGCCAATAAGCCCGGCTACATATCTCGTACACAATTGCCCACCcaccaccctcaccctcaccctcagACAATGCCCACCCCCCAGGATATCATCATACACGCCTGACATCCCTCCCACCACACCATTCTTGTCACGAACTGTCTCCTTCAAGGGACaccccttcttccccatGCCGATCTCCTGGCCCACCACAACGTTCTCGCCATGCTCTCGCCTCCCCTGGCATCCCTCAAATATCCCAGTCCACCACCCCGCCGCATCGAACGAGTCTCCATTGTCTTGCATCCCGCTATATACCCTTTCTCGTCTCTACTTACATATTATCTCTTGTTCTCGACCTCATCTCTCTGTACTATACCCATCTAACCTCACCGTCTCTCACAGGCGTGCGGTGACGtcctcaccaagaagaaacTCGACCCTCATCGAAACCGCTGCCGCGGCGCCACCTTTACCTGCATTGATTGCATGGTACACTTCCCCGGCGTCCAGTACCGATCTCATACCGTACGTATCACAGGACATGGCAGGCATCTTGGGAGTCATAGCTCCCATGTCCTCCCACTCCCTCCGAGCCCCTGAGTCTGTGTCATGTCTTCTGACATCATATAATAGAGCTGCATGACCGAGGACCAAAAGTATCAAGGCGCCCTCTACAAGgacaacaagaacaagaacaagaagcagaaacaCAGCCACCCCAACTACAACCCTCCCACCACTCCCCAGCAGAACCAGACTCAGGTCCAGTCTCTGTCCCAAGCTAttgtcaacaccaacgacaataacaacaacgacgacgaagacgcTACTATGGCCCACCACGCCTATGTCGAAGACCTCCCTGAAGACCGCGACTACGAATGGGCCGAgtacgaggaggaagatgacagcagcgacgacgagttTGCCGGCGGCCCCCCACCAGAGGCCCCGACTCCCCCTTCAGCTGCCCCTGAACCCCATGTCGACGTATTTGAGTTCCTCGTTGGAACGGGCCAGACGCCCAATGCCTCCAACATGAACCTCGCAGCCTGCCACGGACTGGCTGACGCTGAGCCAAGCACTTCACTGGTGCGATACGAACCCAAGACGGAGGACTACCCTTATAtggaggaagacgatgacgacgatgacgaagacgacgacgacgatgaggaggacgatgagccTGTGGCCAAGTTCGCCAATGCTCCTCCGCCTGAGCCTCAGTTTGTCACACCAGCTCCGAAGACGGAGAGACGCAAGAGCCGAAGCAGcaccgagaagaaggacaagaagcgcaagcgaTTACACGTTGAGGTCCCCAACGACCAGGTCATGACTGATGCGCCCCCTGTGCTGCACTCGGGACTCACTGGTGGTCTGAGCCGTATGATGCGCCCCGTCTTTCCCCCATCTCCCGATTActctggtggtgatgccCCTGAAGTCTCCCCTGCGAGCCCATTGAAGAAGTCGAAGCACTCGAAGAAGCACGCCGCCGGTCACAGCCTGTTTGGCATGATTGCGGGTgccaccaagcccaagtctaAGAGCAAGTCCAAGACCAAGTCGTCCAAGACCAAGTCATCCAAGACTAAGAAGACATCTTCGTCAAAGAAGCACTCTCataaggagaagaagcctcaGCTGATCGAATACCGACCTCAaagcaaggacggcaagaccGAGCCTGGCAACAACCAGGTGATCCTCTTCAAGCCTCGTGCCGACGTCTTCCTCAGCTTCGTGGATAAGGGACCCGAAAGCGAGAAGGGCCTGAGCATGAACAAGGTCTTGAAGCGCTTCCACCGGGAGCGTGAGGCTACGGGCAGCGAGcttggcaagggcaaggaagagaaggaacTTTGGCGGTCGCTGCGTCTTCGCCAGAACGAACGAGGCGAGATCGTCTTGTTCTCTATTGAGTGAGTCTCCAGCTGAGGCCATACACCAAACATACAAAGAAAGAAacgaaaagaaaaaaacaacaGTGGGCAACCATGGCTGGAAGCCAAACGGATGTCGAAAGGGACAACGGAGTTATGAGGTCGCCGATGCATTGGAGCAACGCTTTCACGATACCTTGAGGGACATGCTTTCATTCTGTGTACAAGTTCATTTTTGAGACGGGATGGGAATGGGATAGAAGGGGTCCGGCTCGCCCGCCAGGTGTGTACCTGGAGGTTGCGACACCCGGGCCCCCGGAACCTGGTTGGGCAATTCCGTGTATAACTATACAGGGGAGCGGATGATGGGCGGACCATGCTTGACGCATAGGACcccctctttttcttcatgTCCAGATGAGATTTTCATCTTTGGGAGACTATGTTTGTTTTTTCTAGGAGTGGACTGGTGGATGGATAATGGGCGGTTGGGGGAGCATTGGatggacaggacaggacaggatACCACGGGAGACAGATGTCTTGGGAGCGTTTATATAGGGGCGCAACAGCTGCCCCGGGGATgccctctggctctggcacTGAGCCATGGCATCATGCTTTGATGTTTTGAGCATCTGATATTGACAACGTAATGTGCATTCTAATCTTGTACATTTGAATTGGAAATCAACCTACATGAATCTATCTATCTAATCTGTCTACATTACGCGCAATGGTAGTATGTGCTGTGCCAGGGCTTCGCGACGACACAACGGGCACTCAGGCTTCTCCCTCACCCAATCCCCTATGCACTCCCAGCAAAAGACATGGCCACACTGTGTCGCTGAGGGATCCCTCATCTCTTCCAGGCATAATGTGCATTTTCTCTGCTGCCCACCCTTTATGTAgcccatggccttgtcgctTGTCAACTGAATCCGCGGCACTGTTGCCAGGGGCGTGTGAGTAGCAgcggcaatgtcgaccttggacttggggCTTTGTGCGCCCTGGGAGAGCAGCAGGTTGTTGTCACCATTGTAAGCGCCGTCGTGATTGAGCGAAATCTCATCTGGGAACGCGGCGCGCTCACGCGCAGCGACGGCCGAGTCGGAGAGGGTGGAGCGGATGTGCATGTAGGTCTGGACGGTGAGCTGGACAACGAGTAGGACGCCCAGAAGCTCGTAACCAGCGCGGTCGGGCGTGTCGGGGACGGTGCGTGTGAAGACGTAGCGCAGGGATAGGAGTCTCTTGGAGAGCTGGTAATAGGTGCCGCTGAAGTagaagagggcgaggatgacggcctGGAAGGGGGCGCCTGTTGTGAAGGAACTAAGGTGTGTGTCGATGTAAGCCCACAGGCGCGCCTCTCGCCCGGTTGCTGACTTGTCGTCTCGTTTTCGGAGGGCTTCTAGACGGCGCTGCAGAAGGCGGCGCAACCGGGCGCGCAGGCTGGGTAGTATGCGGGCGGCCACATacgggaggaggatgctggcCACGACGTAGCCTGCGCGGCGGTCGATGCCCGGGAGTTTTCCGTCGCGCGCATCAATCTGCACGAGGTCGCAATATTCCTCTCCGAGAGTGCGGTTGCCGgggatggtggtgagggcAAAGTATGTGAGGGCGGCCGCGGTCTGTAGCTCTGGGGCGCGGGCGTGGGTCAGTCGGGCGCCGCGAAGGCGACGATGCAGGTCGCTGATTATCTGGGTGAGATGACCGGTGAAGTAGGCATCCTTCTGGTGGGCGCGGATGATGTCGGGGGCGGTGGCGAACGGGTAAGGCGAGGAGGATTCTGAGGAGGACATGATGGGGGATCTCGGCGAA
Protein-coding sequences here:
- a CDS encoding Zf-LYAR domain-containing protein is translated as MVSFSCEACGDVLTKKKLDPHRNRCRGATFTCIDCMVHFPGVQYRSHTSCMTEDQKYQGALYKDNKNKNKKQKHSHPNYNPPTTPQQNQTQVQSLSQAIVNTNDNNNNDDEDATMAHHAYVEDLPEDRDYEWAEYEEEDDSSDDEFAGGPPPEAPTPPSAAPEPHVDVFEFLVGTGQTPNASNMNLAACHGLADAEPSTSLVRYEPKTEDYPYMEEDDDDDDEDDDDDEEDDEPVAKFANAPPPEPQFVTPAPKTERRKSRSSTEKKDKKRKRLHVEVPNDQVMTDAPPVLHSGLTGGLSRMMRPVFPPSPDYSGGDAPEVSPASPLKKSKHSKKHAAGHSLFGMIAGATKPKSKSKSKTKSSKTKSSKTKKTSSSKKHSHKEKKPQLIEYRPQSKDGKTEPGNNQVILFKPRADVFLSFVDKGPESEKGLSMNKVLKRFHREREATGSELGKGKEEKELWRSLRLRQNERGEIVLFSIE